A stretch of the Salmo salar chromosome ssa20, Ssal_v3.1, whole genome shotgun sequence genome encodes the following:
- the LOC106579788 gene encoding protein MB21D2 isoform X2 yields the protein MAAPALTSRAGSVNSLGNSPTATPSSTTNNNKIIPSYPELDFRSGARIEDLNRLIQEFSKHDQREYDDQRALEIHTAKDFIFSMLGMVQKLDQKLPVANEYLLLSGGVREGVVDMDLDELSVYARGTDYDMDFTLLVPALKLHDRNQPVTLDMRHSALCHSWLSLRLFDEGTINKWKDCCTMVDHINGATNYFFSPTLVADWFYESISVVLVEIQKKPQRGMPRVEKVERNGTIISVILGVGSSRMLYDILPVVSFKGWPAVAQSWLMENHFWDGKITEEEVISGFYLVPACSHKGRKENEWRLSFARSEVQLKKCISASLMQAYQACKAIIIKLLSRPKAISPYHLRSMMLWACDRLPATYLSQEDFSAHFLLGLIDDLQNCLVNKMCPNYFIPQCNMLEHLSDEMAMLHARKLSSVRSDPAEHLRTTIEHAKAANRLTLDLHWRGSASNLPSPQSDAGGEHQPDDRLAKKLQQLVTENPGKSISVFINPDDVTRPHFRIDDKFF from the exons ATGGCGGCCCCTGCTCTAACCAGCCGGGCTGGGTCCGTAAATAGCTTGGGAAACAGCCCCACTGCGACTCCCAGCTCCACGACCAATAACAACAAGATCATCCCAAGCTACCCCGAGCTCGATTTCAGGTCTGGGGCCAGAATCGAGGATTTGAACCGACTGATTCAGGAATTTAGTAAACACGATCAGCGAGAATATGACGACCAGCGAGCGCTCGAGATCCACACCGCCAAAGATTTCATTTTCTCCATGCTCG GTATGGTGCAGAAACTGGACCAGAAGCTCCCTGTGGCCAACGAGTACCTACTGCTGTCAGGTGGCGTGCGAGAGGGTGTGGTTGACATGGACCTAGATGAGCTTAGCGTCTACGCCCGCGGCACCGACTATGACATGGACTTTACCCTCCTCGTGCCCGCGCTCAAGCTGCACGACCGCAACCAGCCGGTAACTTTGGACATGCGCCACTCAGCCCTGTGCCACTCGTGGCTGAGCCTGCGCCTCTTCGACGAGGGCACCATCAACAAGTGGAAGGACTGCTGCACCATGGTAGACCACATCAACGGCGCCACCAACTACTTCTTCTCACCCACGCTGGTGGCTGACTGGTTCTACGAGTCCATCAGCGTGGTCCTGGTGGAGATCCAGAAGAAGCCCCAGCGCGGCATGCCCCGCGTGGAGAAGGTGGAGCGGAACGGCACCATCATCTCCGTCATCCTGGGCGTGGGCAGCAGCCGCATGCTCTATGACATCTTGCCTGTCGTCTCCTTCAAGGGATGGCCGGCGGTGGCCCAGAGCTGGCTGATGGAGAACCACTTCTGGGACGGCAAGATCACAGAGGAGGAGGTGATCAGCGGCTTCTACCTGGTGCCTGCCTGCTCCCACAAGGGCCGTAAGGAGAATGAGTGGCGCCTGTCGTTCGCCCGCAGCGAAGTGCAGCTCAAGAAGTGCATCTCGGCCAGCCTGATGCAGGCCTACCAGGCATGCAAGGCCATCATTATCAAGCTTCTGTCAAGGCCCAAGGCCATCAGCCCCTACCACCTGCGCAGCATGATGCTGTGGGCCTGCGATCGGCTCCCCGCCACCTACCTGTCCCAGGAAGACTTCTCAGCCCACTTCCTGCTAGGCCTCATCGACGACCTGCAGAACTGCCTGGTCAACAAGATGTGCCCCAACTACTTCATCCCACAGTGCAACATGTTGGAGCACCTGTCGGATGAGATGGCCATGCTCCACGCCCGCAAGCTCAGCTCGGTGCGCTCCGACCCGGCCGAGCACCTGCGCACCACCATCGAGCATGCCAAGGCGGCCAACCGGCTGACCCTGGACCTGCATTGGCGCGGCAGCGCCTCAAACCTGCCGTCGCCACAGTCAGACGCGGGCGGCGAGCACCAGCCGGATGACCGATTGGCTAAGAAGCTGCAGCAGTTGGTGACGGAGAACCCCGGCAAGTCCATCTCTGTGTTCATCAACCCCGACGATGTGACGCGGCCGCACTTCCGCATCGACGACAAGTTCTTCTGA
- the LOC106579788 gene encoding protein MB21D2 isoform X1 yields the protein MAAPALTSRAGSVNSLGNSPTATPSSTTNNNKIIPSYPELDFRSGARIEDLNRLIQEFSKHDQREYDDQRALEIHTAKDFIFSMLVAKPLCPDSTQISLGMVQKLDQKLPVANEYLLLSGGVREGVVDMDLDELSVYARGTDYDMDFTLLVPALKLHDRNQPVTLDMRHSALCHSWLSLRLFDEGTINKWKDCCTMVDHINGATNYFFSPTLVADWFYESISVVLVEIQKKPQRGMPRVEKVERNGTIISVILGVGSSRMLYDILPVVSFKGWPAVAQSWLMENHFWDGKITEEEVISGFYLVPACSHKGRKENEWRLSFARSEVQLKKCISASLMQAYQACKAIIIKLLSRPKAISPYHLRSMMLWACDRLPATYLSQEDFSAHFLLGLIDDLQNCLVNKMCPNYFIPQCNMLEHLSDEMAMLHARKLSSVRSDPAEHLRTTIEHAKAANRLTLDLHWRGSASNLPSPQSDAGGEHQPDDRLAKKLQQLVTENPGKSISVFINPDDVTRPHFRIDDKFF from the exons ATGGCGGCCCCTGCTCTAACCAGCCGGGCTGGGTCCGTAAATAGCTTGGGAAACAGCCCCACTGCGACTCCCAGCTCCACGACCAATAACAACAAGATCATCCCAAGCTACCCCGAGCTCGATTTCAGGTCTGGGGCCAGAATCGAGGATTTGAACCGACTGATTCAGGAATTTAGTAAACACGATCAGCGAGAATATGACGACCAGCGAGCGCTCGAGATCCACACCGCCAAAGATTTCATTTTCTCCATGCTCG TTGCGAAACCCTTGTGTCCTGATTCCACACAGATCTCCCTTG GTATGGTGCAGAAACTGGACCAGAAGCTCCCTGTGGCCAACGAGTACCTACTGCTGTCAGGTGGCGTGCGAGAGGGTGTGGTTGACATGGACCTAGATGAGCTTAGCGTCTACGCCCGCGGCACCGACTATGACATGGACTTTACCCTCCTCGTGCCCGCGCTCAAGCTGCACGACCGCAACCAGCCGGTAACTTTGGACATGCGCCACTCAGCCCTGTGCCACTCGTGGCTGAGCCTGCGCCTCTTCGACGAGGGCACCATCAACAAGTGGAAGGACTGCTGCACCATGGTAGACCACATCAACGGCGCCACCAACTACTTCTTCTCACCCACGCTGGTGGCTGACTGGTTCTACGAGTCCATCAGCGTGGTCCTGGTGGAGATCCAGAAGAAGCCCCAGCGCGGCATGCCCCGCGTGGAGAAGGTGGAGCGGAACGGCACCATCATCTCCGTCATCCTGGGCGTGGGCAGCAGCCGCATGCTCTATGACATCTTGCCTGTCGTCTCCTTCAAGGGATGGCCGGCGGTGGCCCAGAGCTGGCTGATGGAGAACCACTTCTGGGACGGCAAGATCACAGAGGAGGAGGTGATCAGCGGCTTCTACCTGGTGCCTGCCTGCTCCCACAAGGGCCGTAAGGAGAATGAGTGGCGCCTGTCGTTCGCCCGCAGCGAAGTGCAGCTCAAGAAGTGCATCTCGGCCAGCCTGATGCAGGCCTACCAGGCATGCAAGGCCATCATTATCAAGCTTCTGTCAAGGCCCAAGGCCATCAGCCCCTACCACCTGCGCAGCATGATGCTGTGGGCCTGCGATCGGCTCCCCGCCACCTACCTGTCCCAGGAAGACTTCTCAGCCCACTTCCTGCTAGGCCTCATCGACGACCTGCAGAACTGCCTGGTCAACAAGATGTGCCCCAACTACTTCATCCCACAGTGCAACATGTTGGAGCACCTGTCGGATGAGATGGCCATGCTCCACGCCCGCAAGCTCAGCTCGGTGCGCTCCGACCCGGCCGAGCACCTGCGCACCACCATCGAGCATGCCAAGGCGGCCAACCGGCTGACCCTGGACCTGCATTGGCGCGGCAGCGCCTCAAACCTGCCGTCGCCACAGTCAGACGCGGGCGGCGAGCACCAGCCGGATGACCGATTGGCTAAGAAGCTGCAGCAGTTGGTGACGGAGAACCCCGGCAAGTCCATCTCTGTGTTCATCAACCCCGACGATGTGACGCGGCCGCACTTCCGCATCGACGACAAGTTCTTCTGA
- the LOC106579788 gene encoding protein MB21D2 isoform X3, whose product MVQKLDQKLPVANEYLLLSGGVREGVVDMDLDELSVYARGTDYDMDFTLLVPALKLHDRNQPVTLDMRHSALCHSWLSLRLFDEGTINKWKDCCTMVDHINGATNYFFSPTLVADWFYESISVVLVEIQKKPQRGMPRVEKVERNGTIISVILGVGSSRMLYDILPVVSFKGWPAVAQSWLMENHFWDGKITEEEVISGFYLVPACSHKGRKENEWRLSFARSEVQLKKCISASLMQAYQACKAIIIKLLSRPKAISPYHLRSMMLWACDRLPATYLSQEDFSAHFLLGLIDDLQNCLVNKMCPNYFIPQCNMLEHLSDEMAMLHARKLSSVRSDPAEHLRTTIEHAKAANRLTLDLHWRGSASNLPSPQSDAGGEHQPDDRLAKKLQQLVTENPGKSISVFINPDDVTRPHFRIDDKFF is encoded by the coding sequence ATGGTGCAGAAACTGGACCAGAAGCTCCCTGTGGCCAACGAGTACCTACTGCTGTCAGGTGGCGTGCGAGAGGGTGTGGTTGACATGGACCTAGATGAGCTTAGCGTCTACGCCCGCGGCACCGACTATGACATGGACTTTACCCTCCTCGTGCCCGCGCTCAAGCTGCACGACCGCAACCAGCCGGTAACTTTGGACATGCGCCACTCAGCCCTGTGCCACTCGTGGCTGAGCCTGCGCCTCTTCGACGAGGGCACCATCAACAAGTGGAAGGACTGCTGCACCATGGTAGACCACATCAACGGCGCCACCAACTACTTCTTCTCACCCACGCTGGTGGCTGACTGGTTCTACGAGTCCATCAGCGTGGTCCTGGTGGAGATCCAGAAGAAGCCCCAGCGCGGCATGCCCCGCGTGGAGAAGGTGGAGCGGAACGGCACCATCATCTCCGTCATCCTGGGCGTGGGCAGCAGCCGCATGCTCTATGACATCTTGCCTGTCGTCTCCTTCAAGGGATGGCCGGCGGTGGCCCAGAGCTGGCTGATGGAGAACCACTTCTGGGACGGCAAGATCACAGAGGAGGAGGTGATCAGCGGCTTCTACCTGGTGCCTGCCTGCTCCCACAAGGGCCGTAAGGAGAATGAGTGGCGCCTGTCGTTCGCCCGCAGCGAAGTGCAGCTCAAGAAGTGCATCTCGGCCAGCCTGATGCAGGCCTACCAGGCATGCAAGGCCATCATTATCAAGCTTCTGTCAAGGCCCAAGGCCATCAGCCCCTACCACCTGCGCAGCATGATGCTGTGGGCCTGCGATCGGCTCCCCGCCACCTACCTGTCCCAGGAAGACTTCTCAGCCCACTTCCTGCTAGGCCTCATCGACGACCTGCAGAACTGCCTGGTCAACAAGATGTGCCCCAACTACTTCATCCCACAGTGCAACATGTTGGAGCACCTGTCGGATGAGATGGCCATGCTCCACGCCCGCAAGCTCAGCTCGGTGCGCTCCGACCCGGCCGAGCACCTGCGCACCACCATCGAGCATGCCAAGGCGGCCAACCGGCTGACCCTGGACCTGCATTGGCGCGGCAGCGCCTCAAACCTGCCGTCGCCACAGTCAGACGCGGGCGGCGAGCACCAGCCGGATGACCGATTGGCTAAGAAGCTGCAGCAGTTGGTGACGGAGAACCCCGGCAAGTCCATCTCTGTGTTCATCAACCCCGACGATGTGACGCGGCCGCACTTCCGCATCGACGACAAGTTCTTCTGA